TAAGAGACACGTCTTAGTTCAGGGAAAATCATCTCCTGATGACCCCAAACTAAAGGATTACTGGAGAAAGCGAGAAGAGGCTAAAGCTGAATCTGAGCTAATCAAAAGCAGACAAAAAATAGCCAAACGGCAAAAATATGTCTGTCCCATCTGTGGAGAATCCTTGTTTAACGATGAAGAATTACATCTTCACCACAAAAAACCGAAAAGCCAGGGCGGTGGCGATAATTATGGCAACTTACAACTTGTTCATTTGTACTGCCATCAGCAAATACATTCTGGTACAGTGAGTAGTTTATGACTTGCTTGAGCCGGATGCGTTGTAAGGCGCACGTCCGGTTCTGAGGGGGCGGGGTTACAGCAATGTAATCCTGCTACCCGACCACAGTCCTGCCATAAGGAGTCACACCTGAACCTGGCGGGTAGGATTTTCACCTACATCTGGCTGAGAGTTCAACTCTTATGAGTTGGAGTGGCTATTTACGGACTGGTTACCGAGATTCACCGCTCAACGAATCGCACATCTTTACATAGTTTGGTTTTTTCCCGCCGACCTACTTATGTAGGAAAACTGCTTGATTATGGCACGAAGTGGGCGATCGCTCGAATGCTGGAGAGTAATACCAATTTAATATGAAGCTGCATATAATAGAGGAGTTGCAAACTCCATAAATTTAAATCCCATGAGCCGCCGATTCAATATAGCGATCGCAGAAAGCGAAGAGGAATTGAAAAAACGTCTACAGACAGCTAGGCTGGGAAGCCAAAAAGAAAAACTCCAGATGTTGTGGTGGCTCAAAAGTGGTCAGGTAAAGGAGCAGCAGCAAATAGGGGAACGCTTGGGCACAGACACTTCAACAGTTACAAGATGGTTACAGAAATACCGCAATGGTGGACTTTCAAGCTTATTAGAAATCAAGAAGGCATCAGGGGCAAGTCGAAAAATTAGCGATGACGCGATCGCAGCACTTAAACACGAGATAGATCGTAGTTTTTCCAACTCCTGTATTACCACTAAGAAACATACATTCTGGTTCAGCCTTACCTGAAGAAAAGTGATGGCAATACTCTATAGCTGCTAGAATTTCCTGAAGGCGAGGATAAATAACGTAAATATTATTAAGAATTTGCAATTTTTCAAATAAAGTCATTTTTAATAGAGTTGTTAAGCTTGTGTTCTCGAAAATTTCCTTATTTGTCGGATGTGGTTGCGGTAATGCAGCGTCCAGAATAGTTGTTAAGCTTGTGTTCTCGAAAATTTCTTTATTTTGGTAAACCAATGCTCACCTCCCAGCCAGTTAAATCGGGCTTCCAATCATCAGATGGAATAACGGATTGTTCTAGAGGAGAAACATCAGTTATCTCTGGAGAATTAACTGATGTTTCATTTATTGGAGGTTTGAGACTGTTTGATATTTTATAATTAGAATTATTTGGTAATTTTGGTTCTTCTTTATTCCGTTATATTTGTTGATTATCTAATAAGTTGATTAAGGTATTATCAGCATTACCTAAGTCAGAGATTCCTGTAATCTCACTACTCCTATTGAACAAGCTTGCTAACTCTTTATCAGCCATTTTACTAAGATTTTGGCGCGGGATACTTTGGTCTTCATTATTAAATGTAAATTCATCTACTTTTAAGTCATCACGTCCAATTCCTAACCATCTAGCCATTGATTTACGAGTTTTCCCTTTAGAAGATTTTTGCCATTCACGCTCAACAATTTCTTGAATTTTCTGTTTAGCTAAAGCCAAGGCCACAATATCAACTCTTTTTGACTCAATAGCTGCTAGGTTTTTAATAACTCTGTGTTGCCAAAGAGTTAGTCCTTGAGTATATTCCTGATTCATCGCAGGTACGACGATAAACTGATGGTTGGTTGGGTCAAGGACATAGATTTTTGATAAATCTGTGGGGTCATACTTAATAGTAGCTTTATCTCTTTGTCGCAAGCCCCCTCTCCTTCTCATGTCCTCTCCTTCATAATTTGAGCGGAGTCGAGCCAACTCACAACTGTTATAATAAAGCCCATAAAGCTCCACACCTCTTCTAGTAATAACCCGCTTTTCTACCGCTCCAACCAATACTCTTAAATCTTGAAGATTTACTGGTAAGGAAGGTGGATATTCAGTTATTCCTTTTGACCAAACTTCGGCTCTAGGTGTGCAAAATTGAGAATGAAAACTTTGATTATGAATGTCTACAATAAAGATGTGAATCATCTCTTGCAGGGCTTCAAGAGAAACCACAGCATTCTTTTTGGGATCATAATCATATTGGGTTGTAAATTCCTGAAATAATGCCCCTGGCTGTCCCTGCAATAGCTGGGTATTATAACTACTAAATGTTCTTTCTACGTTACTTTTATACCAAGGCATATAAGGAGGTGTATATTGAATGCTTATCCCTAATTGCTGACAAGCATCTTGAAAGTGTTGGCTATAAAATTCTTTCCCATTATCAACGACAAGAATTTCCATTATTCCATAGACGTTCCAGTCCTTTTTGACTGAAGGAAATTTGTTTTTTACATAGTCTTTTGGATGAATAGCATGGAGTAGACACTGCATGACAGAAAGCGAACTGAAAGGCTCAAAGCTGAGGTAGTAGCCAACAATAACTCCTGAATATTTATCAACAGCAGTGGTTAAAGAGGGTGTGCCAATTGGCATTCTTGTGTCTGTATCAACAACAAAGAAAGGGAGAAGTGTATGATCAATTTCAACTCTTTCTAAGGGACGAGAGGGACGCGGCCCTTCTTTAACAGGTTTATACATTAAACTGGCAGTTCTCTTTCCATAACGACTAACTGCTTTTTCAATTGTGTCTAATTGTTGAATCTGACGATAAATTGTGGCGCGATGAGGAATCTTTAGAGCGGCTTTTATTTGGGATTTTCTCAAATTATTTTCAGCGAGAATGCGACAAATAACGACATCATAAATACTGGCAATATTGGGACATTCAAGAGTTAGATATACTTCGGTAATAACTTCTTTTATTAATTTATCGACTTCTGGGGTTATTTTGGGGTTAAAGTTTCCTTTCTCTTGATGTCTAGGAATTAATGAGCGAATATCACCACCGCTAGGGAGATAATCTTTTAGCCAACGATAAAGTGTAATATGTGAAGGAGGATGTTTATCTTCAGTTTTTTGAGCAACTTGCTGAATAATAGGAGCCAGGGAAGATGAAGTATATGTTGACAGTTTCTGTTCTAAAACTGCAAGAACATATTTTTCTTTTCGTTGGACTTCTGCTTTTAGAGATTCATAAATTTCCGAAAAATCTACTGCTTGATAGTGATTGACGGTTTCAGTATCAGCCATTTTTTGAAAATTTAATTGCCCCGTGAAAAAGTATTGAACTAATTCTTTTTCACTTAGCCAATTAATTTGCTCTGTGGATTCTTCAAGTAGTTTAAATTTGTTGCCTATTCTGTCTTGGATAATATACTCACGGTTATGCAACCATAAGTAAATTCCTACTTTGAATCTAACTCTAGTCATTTTCCCCACTCCCTGCAAGGTAGGCTTGTGAAGATAAGTAAATCAGACTATTATTCTTTAGCTGAGTCATTAAGTCAGTTGTTAAAAATCCTAAAAAAATTAATTTTAATAAAATTGGTTTATTAATCCCTTGAGATTGTAAATTGTTAATAGCTGTAGATAGAGAAACTGGCGATTTTAAATTAAAATATTGATGACAAATAATTAGGTTTTGAAGTGTTAAAGGAATTGTGGCATACCGATACAGAAGTTTAACGTTATTTAAGAGAGAGCCTCTGCTCATCATTTCATCAGTGATAATGACAAATTCCCAACCAAGAGACTTCAAAGTAGAAGCTATTACTGGAAATATTTTGACATTTTTTTGCTCATCAAGCCAGGAACTTGGCTTAATTTCTACAATTTGTTGCTTTGATTGCCGTTGCACTAAAAAATCCGGAGTATACCGCCTTACCTGGTCATCTAAAATGTAAGAAATTTTGAAGGGTTGAGTGCTGTAGGAGAGGACATCTGGATCAATTTCCAGAAGATACATATAATTTCTCTCATTCAGAGATTCGTACCAAATCAGGGAGTGCATCTTAAAGCTGAAGAATCTACCAATGTTTTTCTTCGTCCCTGTATTGGTAATTTTTCGTGCCGAGGTAGTCAAGTTACTTTCCTATGGGATGTTCAGTATTCCCAATTGTTGAATGTTCCCAATTTCACATAAAGTGAAGCTGACTTTTGTGATTAGTTACAAAATTTCACTTTATGTGCGAATTGAATATTTGCCTGAAATCCTTGCCCCACAATATTTTTCACTTTATGCGCGAATCTCGATGCCCCAAACCCCTATAAGTTCGTTGTTCAAATTTCATCTTATGTGCGAACCCACAGATGGCATCGGTAGTTGCAGTACTTTCCAGAGATGTGGTCGTTGCTGCTGTTGAAAATCGATTTCATCTGGCTTTGAGCTTATGGAGTTTAATTAGTGTCCTCGATTTGCCCAATTATTTTATTTTTTAGAATCTGGCAAGCTATATAATGACTGATACATGGCTCATGATGCTCATCAAAAAAAAATTCTATGATTGCCATACCTGGAGTTGCCATCCAAAGTAAAATCTATGAGAGTTCGGCATCTCTGGTGTATCGGGGCTTCAGAGGGCGGGATAATCTGGCGCTCGTCGTCAAAATGCTGAAGCAAAATTATCCTTCTCCCCAAGAATTAATCCGCTACAAACAGGAATATGAAATTACCCGCTCCCTCAACTTGTCAGGAGTTGTCAAGGCATACAGTCAGCAAGAATATCAACGCACGCTCGTCATTCTCTTAGAAGACTTTGGCGGTGAGTCCCTGAAGCAATGGATACACAAATGCTCGGACTTCTCCCCCATGCCCTTGTCTGCGTTTCTGGGTCTAGCGATCGCACTTACCGATATTCTCGGTAGAATCCATGCCGCCAACGTGATTCATCGGGATATCAACCCAGGAAATATCGTTCTCAATCGGGATACTGGCGTTATCAAAATCATTGACTTCGGGATTGCCACCCGCTTTAATCGCACCAATCCGACATTCAAAAGCCCCCATGTGTTAGAAGGCACTCTTGCCTACCTGTCGCCAGAGCAAACTGGACGGATGAATCGCTGGCTCGATTATCGTACCGATTTTTACTCGCTAGGCGTAACGTTCTACGAACTGCTCACCGGACACCTGCCATTTTCCACAACAGACATCCTGGAGCTAGTCCACTGTCACATTGCCAAACAACCCGTTCCACCTCACGAACTGAATGCAACGATCCCCAAACCAGTTTCAGATATCATTCTGAAACTGATGGCGAAAAATGCCGAGGATCGCTATCAAAGTGCTTGGGGAATTAAAGCAGATTTAGAAAGCTGCGATCGCCAATTAGCAAAATTTGGTCAAATCGATCGCATCCAGTTAGGTCTTCAAGACATTTCCAATCAATTTCAAATTCCCCAAAAACTGTATGGACGGGATCGAGAAATTACCATGTTATTGGCAGGGTTCGATCGCGTAGCGTGTCCAGAGGACAATCGCATCGCTAGTTTACAAAACAACACACAAAAAAGATTCAAAGTTGAAATGATGTTGGTGACTGGCTATGCTGGCATTGGAAAATCAGCATTAGTGCA
Above is a genomic segment from Tolypothrix sp. NIES-4075 containing:
- a CDS encoding TnsA endonuclease N-terminal domain-containing protein, with the translated sequence MHSLIWYESLNERNYMYLLEIDPDVLSYSTQPFKISYILDDQVRRYTPDFLVQRQSKQQIVEIKPSSWLDEQKNVKIFPVIASTLKSLGWEFVIITDEMMSRGSLLNNVKLLYRYATIPLTLQNLIICHQYFNLKSPVSLSTAINNLQSQGINKPILLKLIFLGFLTTDLMTQLKNNSLIYLSSQAYLAGSGEND
- a CDS encoding Mu transposase C-terminal domain-containing protein, which produces MTRVRFKVGIYLWLHNREYIIQDRIGNKFKLLEESTEQINWLSEKELVQYFFTGQLNFQKMADTETVNHYQAVDFSEIYESLKAEVQRKEKYVLAVLEQKLSTYTSSSLAPIIQQVAQKTEDKHPPSHITLYRWLKDYLPSGGDIRSLIPRHQEKGNFNPKITPEVDKLIKEVITEVYLTLECPNIASIYDVVICRILAENNLRKSQIKAALKIPHRATIYRQIQQLDTIEKAVSRYGKRTASLMYKPVKEGPRPSRPLERVEIDHTLLPFFVVDTDTRMPIGTPSLTTAVDKYSGVIVGYYLSFEPFSSLSVMQCLLHAIHPKDYVKNKFPSVKKDWNVYGIMEILVVDNGKEFYSQHFQDACQQLGISIQYTPPYMPWYKSNVERTFSSYNTQLLQGQPGALFQEFTTQYDYDPKKNAVVSLEALQEMIHIFIVDIHNQSFHSQFCTPRAEVWSKGITEYPPSLPVNLQDLRVLVGAVEKRVITRRGVELYGLYYNSCELARLRSNYEGEDMRRRGGLRQRDKATIKYDPTDLSKIYVLDPTNHQFIVVPAMNQEYTQGLTLWQHRVIKNLAAIESKRVDIVALALAKQKIQEIVEREWQKSSKGKTRKSMARWLGIGRDDLKVDEFTFNNEDQSIPRQNLSKMADKELASLFNRSSEITGISDLGNADNTLINLLDNQQI
- a CDS encoding helix-turn-helix domain-containing protein, giving the protein MSRRFNIAIAESEEELKKRLQTARLGSQKEKLQMLWWLKSGQVKEQQQIGERLGTDTSTVTRWLQKYRNGGLSSLLEIKKASGASRKISDDAIAALKHEIDRSFSNSCITTKKHTFWFSLT